The following proteins come from a genomic window of Iamia sp. SCSIO 61187:
- a CDS encoding YdeI/OmpD-associated family protein — translation MADPSRRFTATVVSNAKRRVLVPLPFAPDDAWGHKPSHPVAGSVNGMGVRAVVEAIDDGWGIVLGPAWRRDCGIAPGDEVDVVLYPEGPQRDDLADDIAAALAAEPDAAAFFDGLAQFYRRAYLRWIDATKRRPDLRAERIVEVVDLLKAGIKERPR, via the coding sequence ATGGCCGACCCCTCCCGTCGCTTCACGGCGACCGTTGTCAGCAACGCAAAGCGGCGCGTCCTCGTACCGCTTCCCTTCGCGCCCGACGACGCCTGGGGCCACAAGCCCTCGCATCCCGTGGCCGGCTCCGTGAACGGCATGGGTGTCCGAGCCGTCGTCGAAGCGATCGACGACGGATGGGGGATCGTGCTCGGACCGGCGTGGCGACGCGACTGCGGAATCGCTCCCGGTGACGAGGTCGACGTCGTTCTCTACCCCGAAGGGCCCCAACGCGACGACCTTGCCGATGACATCGCCGCAGCGCTCGCGGCCGAACCCGACGCCGCTGCGTTCTTCGACGGGCTGGCCCAGTTCTACCGCCGCGCCTACCTCCGCTGGATCGACGCCACCAAGCGTCGACCAGACCTTCGCGCCGAACGCATCGTCGAAGTCGTCGACCTTCTCAAGGCGGGCATCAAGGAACGTCCCCGGTGA
- a CDS encoding IS256 family transposase, which produces MALSESDLSELLDALRAGELTDTIRTSLEWILQQLIEAEATAVIGAAPHERTDARTAQRNGHRPRLLATPAGDVELKIPKLRTGSFFPSLLERRRRIDRALFAVVMEAWVHGVSTRKVDDLVAALGVSSGISKSEVSRICAELDRDLEAFRTRSLGHVEFPYVFADATYVKGRINGRVVSRAVVVATGVTANGDREVLGVEVGDSESGAFWTAFFKGLRARGLAGVQLVISDHHLGLKAAIESTFVGSAWQRCRVHFMRNVLARVPKASVEMVAAAIRTVFAQPDAAHVRAQLDEVQAMLAAQFPDVAALLGDAAEDLLAFTAFPQAHWRKIWSTNPLERLNGEIKRRTNVVGIFPNDASVARLITAVVVETHDEWAVAERRYLSEASMAKLYATADTTDPEEPPLAITA; this is translated from the coding sequence GTGGCCCTCTCAGAGTCTGACCTGTCCGAGCTGCTCGACGCGTTGCGCGCCGGGGAGCTGACCGACACCATCCGCACGAGCCTGGAGTGGATCCTCCAGCAGTTGATCGAGGCCGAAGCGACCGCCGTGATAGGCGCCGCGCCCCATGAACGCACCGACGCCCGGACCGCGCAGCGCAACGGGCACCGCCCCCGGTTGTTGGCGACCCCGGCCGGTGACGTCGAGCTCAAGATCCCCAAGCTGCGGACTGGGTCGTTCTTCCCGTCGCTGCTCGAGCGGCGCCGCCGCATCGACCGGGCCCTGTTCGCAGTGGTCATGGAGGCCTGGGTCCACGGCGTCTCGACGCGCAAGGTCGACGACCTCGTCGCCGCCCTCGGTGTCAGCTCGGGGATCTCCAAGTCAGAGGTGTCGCGGATCTGCGCCGAGCTCGACCGGGACCTCGAGGCGTTCCGCACCCGCTCGCTGGGCCATGTCGAGTTCCCGTACGTGTTCGCCGATGCCACCTACGTCAAGGGTCGCATCAACGGCCGCGTCGTGTCCCGAGCCGTGGTGGTCGCCACCGGCGTGACCGCCAACGGCGACCGGGAGGTCCTTGGCGTCGAGGTCGGCGACAGTGAGTCCGGGGCCTTCTGGACCGCGTTCTTCAAGGGCCTCCGCGCCCGGGGCCTGGCCGGGGTGCAGCTGGTGATCTCCGATCACCACCTCGGCCTCAAGGCCGCGATCGAGTCGACCTTCGTGGGCTCGGCGTGGCAGCGCTGCCGGGTCCACTTCATGCGCAACGTCCTCGCTCGCGTGCCGAAGGCGTCGGTCGAGATGGTCGCCGCCGCCATCCGGACCGTGTTCGCCCAACCCGACGCCGCCCACGTCCGCGCCCAGCTCGACGAAGTCCAGGCCATGCTTGCCGCCCAGTTCCCCGACGTTGCGGCCCTCCTCGGCGACGCCGCCGAGGACCTGTTGGCCTTCACCGCCTTCCCCCAGGCGCACTGGCGCAAGATCTGGTCGACGAACCCGCTCGAGCGGCTCAACGGCGAGATCAAGCGTCGCACCAACGTCGTCGGGATCTTCCCCAACGACGCATCGGTCGCCCGGCTCATCACCGCCGTGGTCGTCGAGACCCACGACGAATGGGCCGTCGCCGAACGCCGCTACCTCTCAGAAGCCTCCATGGCCAAGCTCTACGCCACCGCCGACACGACCGATCCCGAGGAGCCGCCCCTGGCCATCACCGCCTGA
- a CDS encoding IS256 family transposase — MTDDEVERSAERAAVQQLVDAGLLDDLMSRVDAGEVQLTGEGGFLPEMIKAVLERGLAAELTGHLGYERGDPAGRGSGNSRNGSTPKTVATEVGDVDLATPRDRLGTFEPRLVPKGARRTGGLDEMIISLYAGGMTIRDIGAHLARTLGTELSHETISKITDAVLEEVKAWQSRPLEELYPVIYLDALVVKVRDGHQVRNKAAHIAVGVDLDGIKHVLGIWVQANEGAKFWAAVCAELANRGVRDVLIVCCDGLTGFPEAIEATWPQATVQTCVVHLIRASMRFVSYKDRRAVAAALKLVYTAPNAEVAEAALLEFAESDLGQRYPATVSTWTAAWERFIPFLEFPPALRKVIYTTNTIESLNYQLRKIIKNRGHFPNDDAVVKLLWLAIRDIEDKRARQRAAEAGKARNKRTAPGHLVEGAATHGWRPALGALTIAYPDRLAGRI, encoded by the coding sequence ATGACCGATGACGAGGTCGAGCGGTCGGCTGAGCGGGCTGCTGTGCAGCAGCTCGTCGATGCCGGACTGCTCGACGATCTGATGTCCCGGGTTGATGCCGGGGAGGTGCAGCTGACCGGCGAGGGCGGCTTCTTGCCCGAGATGATCAAGGCCGTCCTCGAACGGGGTCTGGCCGCTGAGCTGACCGGCCATCTCGGCTACGAGCGGGGCGACCCGGCCGGACGGGGGTCGGGGAACTCGCGCAACGGCTCCACGCCGAAGACGGTGGCGACCGAGGTCGGCGATGTCGATCTGGCCACGCCCCGGGACCGGCTCGGGACCTTCGAACCCCGGCTGGTCCCGAAGGGCGCCCGGCGGACCGGGGGCCTCGACGAGATGATCATCTCGCTCTACGCCGGCGGCATGACCATCCGCGACATCGGCGCTCACCTGGCCCGGACGCTGGGCACCGAGCTGAGCCACGAGACGATCTCGAAGATCACCGACGCCGTGCTCGAGGAGGTCAAGGCCTGGCAGAGCAGGCCGCTCGAGGAGCTCTACCCGGTGATCTACCTCGACGCTCTGGTGGTCAAGGTCCGAGACGGCCATCAGGTCCGCAACAAGGCCGCCCACATCGCCGTCGGCGTCGATCTCGACGGCATCAAGCACGTGCTGGGGATCTGGGTCCAGGCCAACGAAGGGGCCAAGTTCTGGGCGGCGGTCTGCGCCGAGCTGGCCAACAGGGGCGTCCGAGACGTCCTCATCGTCTGCTGCGACGGGCTCACCGGGTTCCCCGAGGCCATCGAGGCGACCTGGCCCCAGGCCACCGTGCAGACCTGCGTCGTGCACCTCATCCGGGCCTCGATGCGCTTCGTGTCCTACAAGGACCGCCGAGCCGTCGCCGCTGCGCTCAAGCTCGTCTACACCGCCCCCAACGCCGAGGTCGCCGAGGCCGCCTTGCTCGAGTTCGCCGAGTCAGACCTCGGTCAGCGCTACCCGGCCACGGTCTCGACCTGGACCGCCGCGTGGGAGCGGTTCATCCCGTTCCTCGAGTTCCCGCCGGCGCTGCGCAAGGTGATCTACACGACCAACACGATCGAGTCGCTGAACTACCAGCTCCGCAAGATCATCAAGAACCGCGGTCACTTCCCCAACGACGACGCCGTCGTGAAGCTCCTCTGGCTCGCCATCCGAGACATCGAAGACAAGCGGGCCCGCCAACGCGCCGCCGAAGCCGGCAAGGCCCGCAACAAGCGCACCGCCCCCGGCCACCTGGTCGAAGGCGCCGCCACCCACGGATGGCGACCCGCCCTCGGCGCCCTCACCATCGCCTACCCCGACCGCCTCGCCGGCCGGATCTGA
- a CDS encoding site-specific integrase, which translates to MAYIIERKDRFYVVAYDGLDPLTGRERRRWHPAGRDRHDAEAMAARIERDAAGSAPRRGGPVHLGEFLTDTWLPTKRRHVRASTSYRYTWMVDNYINPAIGHVPLRRLRADHLDGLYDQLATTGGRHGTGLAPKTVHEVHVIVRSSLDLAIRRQLVDGNVAYATNARHKRQTRTVPRSWTAAELASFLGSARRHRLYPALHLTACTGMRRGEVAGLRWSDLDRTNQRLSISRTLQSIAGHPVEFPVKTRTSRRCIDLDDATMDVLARWRRHLRREGLAHGADDWMFLNTAGRFLNPESLSQLFDRLQRTMPDLTRIRFHDLRHTHASLLIMDGVPVKVVSERLGHANVAFTIHTYQHLLPGMSAAAAQQFAALLAAHAR; encoded by the coding sequence ATGGCCTACATCATCGAACGCAAGGACCGCTTCTACGTCGTCGCCTACGACGGCCTCGACCCCCTCACCGGCCGGGAACGACGACGATGGCATCCCGCCGGCCGGGACCGTCACGACGCCGAAGCGATGGCCGCCCGCATCGAACGCGACGCCGCCGGCTCAGCACCGCGGCGGGGTGGACCGGTCCATCTCGGCGAGTTCCTCACCGACACCTGGTTGCCCACCAAGCGACGCCACGTTCGAGCGTCCACCTCGTACCGCTACACGTGGATGGTCGACAACTACATCAACCCCGCCATCGGCCACGTGCCGCTCCGGCGGCTTCGCGCCGACCACCTCGACGGCCTCTACGACCAACTCGCCACGACCGGCGGCCGACACGGCACCGGCCTCGCCCCCAAGACCGTCCACGAGGTCCACGTGATCGTGCGGTCGAGCCTCGATCTGGCCATCCGCCGCCAGCTCGTCGACGGCAACGTCGCCTATGCCACCAACGCCCGCCACAAGCGCCAGACCCGCACCGTCCCCCGGTCCTGGACCGCTGCCGAACTGGCGTCGTTCCTGGGTTCGGCGCGCCGACACCGGCTGTACCCGGCGCTGCACCTCACTGCCTGCACCGGGATGCGCCGCGGTGAAGTCGCCGGGTTGAGGTGGTCCGATCTCGACCGGACGAACCAGCGCCTGTCGATCAGCCGCACCCTCCAGAGCATCGCCGGCCACCCGGTCGAGTTCCCGGTCAAGACGCGCACCAGCCGCCGCTGCATCGACCTCGACGACGCGACGATGGATGTCCTTGCACGGTGGCGGCGACACCTGCGCCGTGAAGGCCTGGCCCACGGCGCGGATGACTGGATGTTCCTCAACACCGCCGGACGGTTCCTCAACCCCGAGTCCCTCAGCCAGCTCTTCGACCGCCTCCAGCGGACGATGCCCGACCTGACACGGATCCGCTTCCACGACCTGCGCCACACCCACGCCTCGCTGCTGATCATGGACGGCGTGCCCGTCAAGGTCGTCAGCGAACGGCTCGGCCACGCCAACGTCGCCTTCACCATCCACACCTACCAGCACCTGCTCCCCGGGATGAGCGCGGCGGCCGCCCAGCAGTTCGCCGCCCTCCTCGCCGCCCACGCCCGGTAG
- a CDS encoding helix-turn-helix transcriptional regulator yields the protein MLPGKGSRRADPPVRGASGERMSTDVQLAAQLFRGFADPIRLAILDQLSGGELRVTDLAKRLEGSQSNISGHLQCLKGCGLVTDRPDGRQVFYRIARPEVVAVLRSGAQLLACDGVEISLCPNYQAAE from the coding sequence GTGCTGCCCGGGAAGGGCAGCCGACGGGCGGATCCGCCGGTGCGGGGCGCGTCGGGTGAGCGGATGTCGACTGATGTCCAGCTCGCAGCGCAGCTGTTCCGGGGGTTCGCTGATCCCATCCGCCTCGCCATCCTCGACCAGCTCAGCGGCGGCGAGCTACGAGTCACGGACCTGGCGAAGCGGTTGGAGGGATCCCAGAGCAACATCTCGGGGCACCTGCAGTGCTTGAAGGGGTGCGGGTTGGTGACCGACCGGCCCGACGGCCGTCAGGTCTTCTACCGGATCGCCCGCCCCGAGGTGGTGGCGGTGTTGCGCTCCGGCGCCCAGTTGCTGGCGTGTGACGGCGTGGAGATCTCCTTGTGCCCGAACTACCAGGCGGCCGAATGA
- a CDS encoding YnfA family protein — protein MSVARALALFIIAAVAEIGGAWLIWQGVREHRGVAWIGAGIAALAAFGFVATLQDDNNFGRILAAYGGIFVAGSLAWGIVMDGFKPDRYDYVGATICLVGVAVIMFAPRAAV, from the coding sequence GTGAGTGTCGCCCGGGCCCTCGCCCTGTTCATCATCGCCGCAGTCGCCGAGATCGGCGGTGCGTGGCTCATCTGGCAGGGCGTCCGCGAGCACCGTGGCGTGGCATGGATCGGTGCCGGGATCGCTGCGCTCGCCGCCTTTGGCTTCGTCGCCACCCTCCAGGACGACAACAACTTCGGGCGCATCCTCGCCGCCTACGGCGGCATCTTCGTCGCCGGCTCCCTTGCCTGGGGCATCGTCATGGACGGCTTCAAGCCCGACCGCTACGACTACGTCGGCGCCACCATCTGTCTCGTCGGCGTCGCCGTCATCATGTTCGCTCCGCGGGCTGCCGTCTGA
- a CDS encoding thioredoxin family protein gives MEVRILYFEDCPNVGLAEQRVREVSDGDPEIRVVSQRVADPGEAEAAGLHGSPTILIDGVDPFVEPGTETSWACRVFVSADGVQGAPSTEQLREAMGL, from the coding sequence ATGGAGGTTCGCATCCTGTATTTCGAGGACTGCCCGAACGTCGGCCTCGCCGAGCAACGCGTGCGCGAGGTCAGCGACGGTGATCCCGAGATCCGCGTGGTCAGCCAACGTGTCGCCGACCCGGGCGAAGCGGAAGCTGCAGGATTGCACGGCTCGCCGACGATTCTCATCGACGGTGTCGACCCGTTCGTCGAGCCGGGCACCGAGACGTCGTGGGCATGTCGGGTGTTCGTGTCGGCCGACGGCGTCCAGGGCGCGCCGTCCACGGAACAGCTTCGCGAGGCCATGGGCCTGTGA
- a CDS encoding adenylate/guanylate cyclase domain-containing protein: MTDTDPTAIERTVVFIDLAGFTVATAAHGDETAADLAERLGELTTTSLGDGDQLVKGIGDAVMLVSNSSHEALALAGRICHLADHEAAFPLLRIGLHHGPVVERGGDWFGATVNVAARIAALAQPDQVVATAAVADAAEHAGMAVAALGPTALRGIPEPVDLYAITSCPALPDRSVDPICQMAVARSSAAATRTVNGVEHLFCSPECVRTFDRLPTGEQ; this comes from the coding sequence ATGACCGACACCGACCCGACTGCCATCGAACGCACCGTGGTCTTCATCGACCTCGCCGGGTTCACCGTGGCCACCGCCGCCCACGGCGACGAGACGGCCGCCGACCTCGCCGAGCGGCTCGGCGAGCTCACCACCACCTCCCTCGGCGACGGCGACCAACTGGTGAAGGGCATCGGCGACGCCGTCATGCTGGTCTCCAACAGCTCGCATGAAGCTCTCGCTCTCGCCGGGCGGATCTGCCACCTCGCCGATCACGAGGCCGCCTTCCCGCTCCTGCGCATCGGACTCCACCACGGGCCGGTCGTGGAACGCGGCGGCGACTGGTTCGGAGCCACCGTCAACGTCGCGGCCCGCATCGCCGCCCTCGCGCAACCCGACCAAGTGGTCGCCACCGCTGCGGTCGCCGACGCCGCCGAGCACGCCGGCATGGCCGTCGCCGCCCTCGGACCGACCGCGCTTCGCGGTATCCCCGAACCGGTCGACCTCTACGCCATCACCTCATGTCCCGCTCTGCCCGACCGTTCCGTCGATCCCATCTGCCAGATGGCAGTCGCAAGATCCAGCGCCGCCGCCACCCGCACCGTCAACGGTGTCGAACACCTGTTCTGCTCGCCCGAATGCGTTAGGACCTTCGACCGCCTCCCCACCGGCGAGCAGTGA
- a CDS encoding cation-translocating P-type ATPase encodes MNSPDPLGSAADVDHDDDVDDDDDVEHVWESREVRWSALAGLLLVVGFVAGRFDAPDIAVTGLYVASTVAGLRFFALEAVTELVRDRVIGIELLMTVGTLAAGSLGEWGEAATLAFLYSISEALEEFTEDRTRNAIRALMDLAPKRVNRLRDGVEEEIDLDALAVGDRFVVRPGEGLGTDGVIVEGRSALNEAAITGESAPVEKQTGDKVFAGTLNTTGALVVEATATSADNTLAKIVHLVSEAQEQKGRGEKFMDRFARRYSPAVLAGGFAVAVGGGALTGEWSEWVARAATVIVAAAPCALVISIPVSYVAAIGNASRKGILIKGGIYLEELARLTVLALDKTGTLTQGQPRVVDVIPAPGETEHTVLAAASVVEQRSEHPLAKAVMIRTRDLGIATTSAGDTFEALVGAGAQASADGHRYLVGSPALMEDRGLALNGLRDRVEQLETSGQTAIVTAVDDRVLGVIGIADVIRPQAVDAIAELRQEGVDRIVMLTGDNARTGAAVASQVGIDEVHAHLKPEDKSRLIAELARSGHVGMVGDGVNDAPALAAASVGIAMGTAGSDVALETADVALMADDLSKLTEALRIGRRTRRVVAQNIALSLVILAVLVPGALFGVFGLPVAVLAHELSELAVIANGLRLARK; translated from the coding sequence ATGAACAGCCCCGATCCCCTCGGGTCCGCCGCCGACGTCGATCACGACGACGATGTCGACGACGATGATGACGTAGAGCACGTGTGGGAGAGCCGGGAGGTGCGCTGGTCGGCGCTCGCCGGGCTCTTGCTGGTCGTCGGATTCGTCGCCGGCCGCTTCGACGCCCCCGACATCGCGGTCACCGGTCTGTACGTGGCCTCGACGGTGGCGGGGTTGCGGTTCTTCGCGCTCGAGGCGGTCACCGAGCTGGTGCGCGATCGGGTGATCGGCATCGAGCTGTTGATGACCGTCGGCACTCTCGCCGCGGGCAGCCTCGGCGAGTGGGGCGAGGCCGCCACGCTCGCGTTCCTGTACTCAATCTCCGAAGCGCTCGAAGAGTTCACCGAGGACCGCACCCGCAACGCCATCCGCGCCCTGATGGACCTCGCCCCCAAACGCGTGAACCGACTGCGTGACGGCGTCGAGGAAGAGATCGACCTCGACGCGCTGGCGGTGGGGGACCGGTTCGTGGTGCGCCCCGGCGAAGGACTCGGCACCGACGGCGTCATCGTCGAGGGCCGCTCCGCGCTCAACGAGGCAGCCATCACCGGCGAATCGGCGCCGGTCGAGAAGCAGACCGGCGACAAGGTGTTCGCCGGCACCCTCAACACCACCGGCGCGCTGGTCGTGGAGGCAACCGCGACCTCGGCGGACAACACGCTGGCCAAGATCGTGCACCTCGTCAGCGAAGCCCAAGAACAAAAGGGCCGGGGCGAGAAGTTCATGGACCGCTTCGCCCGCCGGTACTCACCGGCCGTGCTCGCCGGCGGGTTCGCCGTCGCCGTCGGGGGCGGTGCCCTCACCGGCGAGTGGTCCGAATGGGTGGCCCGGGCGGCGACGGTGATCGTCGCCGCCGCCCCATGCGCGCTGGTGATCTCGATCCCGGTCAGCTACGTCGCCGCCATCGGCAACGCCAGCCGCAAAGGCATCCTCATCAAAGGCGGCATCTACCTCGAAGAGCTCGCCCGGCTCACCGTGCTGGCGCTCGACAAGACCGGAACTCTCACCCAGGGCCAGCCCCGAGTCGTCGACGTCATCCCCGCCCCCGGCGAGACCGAACACACAGTGCTGGCAGCTGCGTCGGTCGTCGAGCAGCGTTCCGAGCACCCCCTCGCCAAAGCCGTGATGATCCGCACCCGCGACCTCGGCATCGCCACCACATCGGCCGGCGACACCTTCGAGGCCCTCGTCGGCGCCGGCGCCCAAGCCTCCGCCGACGGCCACCGCTACCTGGTCGGATCGCCCGCCCTCATGGAAGACCGCGGGCTCGCACTGAACGGGCTGCGCGACCGCGTCGAGCAACTCGAGACCTCCGGCCAAACCGCGATCGTGACCGCCGTCGATGACCGGGTCCTCGGCGTGATCGGCATCGCCGACGTCATCCGCCCGCAAGCCGTCGACGCCATCGCCGAGCTCCGCCAGGAGGGGGTCGACCGGATCGTGATGCTCACCGGGGACAACGCCCGCACCGGCGCCGCGGTCGCGAGCCAGGTCGGCATCGACGAGGTGCACGCCCACCTCAAGCCCGAAGACAAGTCCCGACTCATCGCCGAACTCGCCCGCAGCGGACACGTCGGCATGGTCGGCGACGGCGTCAACGACGCGCCCGCCCTCGCCGCCGCGTCGGTCGGCATCGCGATGGGCACCGCCGGCAGCGATGTCGCCCTCGAAACCGCCGATGTCGCCCTGATGGCCGATGACCTGTCCAAGCTCACCGAGGCCCTGCGCATCGGGCGCCGCACCCGCCGAGTCGTGGCCCAGAACATCGCGCTCAGCCTCGTCATCCTCGCCGTGCTCGTCCCCGGCGCCCTCTTCGGGGTGTTCGGCCTGCCAGTCGCGGTGCTCGCCCACGAACTCTCCGAGCTCGCCGTGATCGCCAACGGACTCCGGCTCGCCCGCAAATGA
- a CDS encoding sterol desaturase family protein, whose translation MLETMTPTTTDGTVRSVIRYTHLPLLLVGADGIVLWAAATGRDWAVIAVIVMALAWTFLAERLAPYDQDWNVDRDDTGRDFLYAALNESLNVASVALLPLLASTLTLADLWPSDLPFVVQVLGAVLVLDAGITFAHAASHRFGGLWRFHAVHHSVTRFYGLNGLMKHPIHQAIEMTAGVAPLLLIGIPQPVAVAVAGCVAIQLLVQHANIDYISGPLERWLAINAGHRLHHLRYPGQGDVNFGLFTLLWDRAMGTYTPANTRAVVTSDDLGIAGRPDYPTTLTGQLAEPFRPAAAMQAS comes from the coding sequence ATGCTCGAGACCATGACCCCTACAACGACCGACGGCACGGTGCGATCGGTGATTCGCTACACCCACCTCCCGCTGCTTCTGGTCGGGGCGGACGGGATCGTGCTCTGGGCCGCCGCAACCGGCCGCGACTGGGCGGTCATCGCCGTGATCGTCATGGCGTTGGCTTGGACCTTCCTCGCCGAGCGCCTCGCCCCGTACGACCAAGACTGGAACGTCGACCGAGACGACACTGGCCGCGACTTCCTCTACGCCGCTCTCAACGAATCCCTCAACGTCGCCAGCGTTGCGCTGCTCCCGCTGCTCGCCAGCACGCTCACGCTCGCCGACCTGTGGCCGAGCGACCTGCCCTTCGTCGTTCAAGTCCTCGGTGCGGTGTTGGTGCTCGACGCCGGCATCACCTTCGCCCACGCCGCCAGCCACCGCTTCGGTGGACTGTGGCGTTTCCATGCCGTCCATCACAGCGTGACGCGCTTCTACGGACTCAACGGGCTCATGAAGCACCCGATCCACCAAGCCATCGAGATGACCGCCGGCGTCGCCCCGCTCCTCCTCATCGGCATCCCCCAACCCGTCGCCGTCGCGGTCGCCGGCTGCGTCGCCATCCAGCTCCTCGTGCAACACGCCAACATCGACTACATCAGTGGCCCGCTCGAACGCTGGCTGGCCATCAACGCCGGGCACCGCCTCCACCACCTTCGCTACCCCGGCCAGGGCGACGTCAACTTCGGGCTCTTCACCCTCCTGTGGGACCGAGCCATGGGCACCTACACCCCGGCAAACACCCGGGCCGTGGTCACCTCCGACGACCTCGGCATCGCCGGACGACCCGACTACCCCACCACGCTCACTGGCCAGCTCGCCGAGCCCTTCCGCCCGGCCGCCGCAATGCAAGCCAGCTGA
- a CDS encoding helix-turn-helix domain-containing protein, with protein MAERRAGWGGLVAVGPWWLRYTGVYGPTGRHAHHAVQIISSTTDVTVAHGRDASSTVLRAPTITIPSDLAHAIASSGTATIVFVDGDSAAGRRLSARCDGRPVGADTLTPAPVGDGGQIVSEVLALVDDTTVTAAPVTPAVAAVLAELADDPDAGTLVELAARTGLSPSRFSQRFAREVGIPLRSYRRWVRMLHAVEALAQGTSLTAAAHDAGFADSAHLTHTFRDHFGLAPTDLLAATRFQPPD; from the coding sequence GTGGCTGAGCGCCGCGCCGGCTGGGGCGGACTCGTCGCGGTCGGGCCGTGGTGGCTTCGCTACACCGGTGTCTACGGACCGACCGGTCGCCACGCCCATCACGCTGTGCAGATCATCTCCTCGACCACCGACGTGACCGTCGCCCACGGCCGCGACGCCTCCTCGACCGTGCTGAGGGCCCCGACGATCACCATCCCGTCCGACCTCGCCCATGCGATCGCCTCCTCGGGGACCGCGACCATCGTCTTCGTCGACGGCGACAGCGCCGCTGGGCGCCGCCTCTCCGCGCGTTGCGACGGCCGGCCCGTCGGTGCCGACACCCTCACCCCAGCACCGGTCGGCGACGGCGGGCAGATCGTCAGCGAGGTCCTCGCACTGGTCGACGACACCACCGTCACCGCGGCGCCGGTGACGCCTGCGGTCGCCGCCGTGCTCGCAGAGCTCGCCGATGACCCCGACGCCGGCACCCTGGTCGAGCTCGCCGCCCGCACCGGCCTGTCCCCCAGCCGCTTCTCGCAGCGCTTCGCCCGAGAGGTCGGCATCCCGCTGCGCAGCTACCGGCGGTGGGTCCGGATGCTGCACGCCGTCGAAGCCCTCGCCCAGGGCACGTCGCTCACCGCTGCCGCACATGACGCCGGGTTCGCCGACAGCGCGCATCTCACCCACACCTTCCGTGATCACTTCGGGCTCGCCCCCACCGACCTGCTCGCCGCCACCCGATTCCAGCCACCCGATTGA
- a CDS encoding signal peptidase II, which produces MTTDLSGPSRRKHFTLVATAAAVFAIDLATKIAASAALADRDIDLPGPLDLRLSHNPGVAFGMGTDTPTWLVLTLTGAVAAGIAVAAWRGLFASSIAAGVVVGGALANVADRSQAGTVVDMLYTGWCPTFNVADIAIVCGAFALAATAWRAPPDEPATVP; this is translated from the coding sequence ATGACCACCGACCTCTCCGGCCCGTCCCGACGCAAGCACTTCACCCTCGTGGCCACCGCGGCCGCCGTGTTCGCCATCGACCTCGCCACCAAGATCGCGGCGAGCGCCGCGCTCGCCGACCGCGACATCGACCTGCCGGGCCCGCTCGATCTCCGCCTCTCCCACAACCCCGGCGTCGCGTTCGGCATGGGCACCGACACCCCGACGTGGCTGGTCCTCACCCTCACCGGCGCCGTCGCCGCCGGCATCGCCGTCGCGGCGTGGCGAGGCCTGTTCGCCAGCTCCATCGCTGCGGGCGTCGTCGTCGGCGGCGCACTGGCCAACGTCGCCGACCGGTCGCAAGCCGGCACCGTCGTCGACATGCTCTACACCGGCTGGTGCCCGACCTTCAACGTCGCCGACATCGCCATCGTCTGTGGAGCGTTCGCGCTTGCGGCCACAGCCTGGCGCGCCCCACCCGACGAGCCAGCGACCGTGCCATGA
- a CDS encoding heavy metal-responsive transcriptional regulator, producing the protein MRIGELSERSGVPTKTIRYWEQSGLVAEPARTGSGYRDYHDDTLAVLRFVRSAQAAGFTVAEIAQIIDIRSRGEAPCEHVTTLIDRHLADIDQRLAELRQVRTQLRALAANANALDPARCTDSPVCQIIDST; encoded by the coding sequence GTGCGCATCGGTGAGCTGAGCGAACGCAGTGGCGTGCCCACCAAGACCATCAGGTACTGGGAGCAATCCGGGCTCGTCGCCGAACCTGCTCGCACCGGTTCCGGCTACCGCGACTACCACGATGACACGCTCGCGGTGTTGCGCTTCGTGCGATCCGCGCAGGCGGCAGGCTTCACCGTCGCCGAGATCGCGCAGATCATCGACATCCGCTCCCGTGGCGAGGCGCCCTGCGAACACGTGACCACGTTGATCGACCGGCACCTCGCGGACATCGACCAGCGCTTGGCCGAGCTGCGCCAGGTCCGCACCCAACTGCGAGCACTCGCCGCCAACGCCAACGCGCTCGACCCGGCGCGCTGCACCGACTCCCCCGTCTGCCAGATCATCGACAGCACCTGA